A stretch of Apis cerana isolate GH-2021 linkage group LG1, AcerK_1.0, whole genome shotgun sequence DNA encodes these proteins:
- the LOC107992735 gene encoding putative ATP synthase subunit f, mitochondrial isoform X2, with protein sequence MTIKENKFTELIKFKSWGCYPEGYNPVEHGPYDPSRYYGKPDTPFGDVKLGELSAWFSRREKGFRQFAALISRAHWRWQLKYIHPRKANMAPLYQVAFLGSVFGYCINYLRLRGHRNYKYH encoded by the exons ATGacgattaaagaaaataaattcactgaattaatcaaatttaaatcctGGGGTTGTTATCCTGAAGGATATAATCCTGTAGAACATGGTCCATATGATCCTTCTCGATACTATGGGAAAC CTGATACACCATTTGGCGATGTCAAACTTGGTGAATTATCAGCATGGTTTAGTCGACGTGAAAAAGGATTTAGACAATTTGCAGCCTTAATTTCTCGAg caCATTGGCGTtggcaattaaaatatatacatcccAGGAAAGCAAACATGGCTCCATTATATCAAGTTGCCTTTTTAGGTTCAGTATTTGGttattgcataaattatttgcGTCTCA ggggacatagaaattataaatatcattaa
- the LOC107992735 gene encoding putative ATP synthase subunit f, mitochondrial isoform X1 translates to MTIKENKFTELIKFKSWGCYPEGYNPVEHGPYDPSRYYGKPDTPFGDVKLGELSAWFSRREKGFRQFAALISRAHWRWQLKYIHPRKANMAPLYQVAFLGSVFGYCINYLRLSKFICNLIIDY, encoded by the exons ATGacgattaaagaaaataaattcactgaattaatcaaatttaaatcctGGGGTTGTTATCCTGAAGGATATAATCCTGTAGAACATGGTCCATATGATCCTTCTCGATACTATGGGAAAC CTGATACACCATTTGGCGATGTCAAACTTGGTGAATTATCAGCATGGTTTAGTCGACGTGAAAAAGGATTTAGACAATTTGCAGCCTTAATTTCTCGAg caCATTGGCGTtggcaattaaaatatatacatcccAGGAAAGCAAACATGGCTCCATTATATCAAGTTGCCTTTTTAGGTTCAGTATTTGGttattgcataaattatttgcGTCTCAGTAAGTTTATATGCAatcttataattgattattga
- the LOC107992857 gene encoding divergent protein kinase domain 1C isoform X1 has translation MWLYVTKHRPHKRVLEENNITKNVTCLVGVDHTLPIKNLKFLFQLYIYIESSSILLLCSTHKKGAAIGILCDPLCAERRIHSLACETLHAGKEAVFSAHWETTRLVFKASRTKAPSEQFESLFWTDTSGTRHFPSETDFNTMIKDLVVSKLNVTLSQHQLERLARLRTHRVETEPRRRQLEMENLWPLLQENEYLMSILYEDRDIFPQLIGTCGTFYAVEYVRPIETPTTVLALSDSKPEWAKRLKLAVMILDLLEELDTNFPEPIHLCDVKINHFGLPLGGQKLKFLDLDAVFPKTIISRITADSKSCEKHEDCDYFDCRSFCSKKKRCESPVANNNLQIICEKIFLGWTLSGTLIIPGLLMSEHTTSSLAVLLRQCANPAGDIEHLPRAAVPDNLKTRLYNMLHEMEQEVAASV, from the exons ATGTGGTTGTATGTAACCAAGCATCGCCCACACA AACgagttttagaagaaaataacataACGAAGAACGTAACATGTCTCGTAGGTGTAGATCATACACTAccaatcaaaaatttgaaatttcttttccagttatatatttacattgaatcttcgtcaattttattatta TGCAGCACGCACAAAAAAGGAGCTGCAATAGGAATTCTCTGCGATCCACTATGCGCGGAAAGAAGGATTCACTCGCTTGCCTGCGAAACGCTGCACGCGGGCAAAGAAGCAGTCTTCTCGGCTCACTGGGAGACAACTCGACTCGTGTTCAAGGCTTCAag AACGAAAGCTCCGTCAGAGCAGTTCGAATCGTTGTTTTGGACGGACACGAGCGGAACGAGGCACTTCCCGTCCGAGACGGACTTCAACACCATGATCAAAGATCTGGTCGTTAGCAAGCTGAACGTGACGCTGTCTCAGCATCAATTAGAGAGGCTAGCGCGACTTCGTACGCATCGTGTCGAGACCGAGCCCAGAAGGCGACAGCTCGAGATGGAAAATCTGTGGCCGTTGTTACAGGAAAACGAGTATCTGATGAGCATTCTGTACGAGGACAGGGACATTTTTCCACAGTTGATTGGCACATGCGGGACATTCTACGCGGTTGAATACGTACGACCTATAGAAACACCCACGACAGTCCTCGCGCTCTCCGATTCGAAACCGGAATGGGCGAAACGATTGAAGCTGGCCGTGATGATACTAGACTTGCTCGAAGAACTCGACACCAACTTTCCCGAACCGATACATCTGTGTGATGTGAAGATAAACCATTTCGGTTTGCCCTTAGGCGGGCAAAAACTCAAGTTCCTCGATCTGGACGCGGTATTTCCTAAAACGATTATCAGCCGTATCACTGCGGACAGCAAAAGTTGTGAAAAACACGAGGACTGTGATTATTTTGATTGCAGGTCTTTCTgctcgaaaaagaaacgatgcgAGTCACCGGTTGCCAACAATAATTtacaa ATTATAtgcgagaaaatatttctcggtTGGACTCTCTCAGGGACTCTTATAATTCCTGGACTATTAATGTCAGAGCATACTACCAGCTCACTGGCGGTTCTTTTGCGACAATGTGCGAATCCAGCTGGTGATATTGAGCATTTACCACGTGCTGCAGTACCAGACAATCTCAAAACACGATTATACAATATGCTACATGAAATGGAACAGGAGGTTGCTGCttccgtttaa
- the LOC107992857 gene encoding divergent protein kinase domain 1C isoform X2 → MNIRRLPGFMYHYKVITLLLFTTMLFVIYLLLHWGIMCTNLEAWRHVSNVCSTHKKGAAIGILCDPLCAERRIHSLACETLHAGKEAVFSAHWETTRLVFKASRTKAPSEQFESLFWTDTSGTRHFPSETDFNTMIKDLVVSKLNVTLSQHQLERLARLRTHRVETEPRRRQLEMENLWPLLQENEYLMSILYEDRDIFPQLIGTCGTFYAVEYVRPIETPTTVLALSDSKPEWAKRLKLAVMILDLLEELDTNFPEPIHLCDVKINHFGLPLGGQKLKFLDLDAVFPKTIISRITADSKSCEKHEDCDYFDCRSFCSKKKRCESPVANNNLQIICEKIFLGWTLSGTLIIPGLLMSEHTTSSLAVLLRQCANPAGDIEHLPRAAVPDNLKTRLYNMLHEMEQEVAASV, encoded by the exons ATGAATATCCGACGGCTCCCTGGTTTCATGTACCACTACAAGGTGATCACTCTGCTCCTCTTCACGACCATGCTTTTTGTCATCTATCTACTCCTTCACTGGGGTATTATGTGCACGAATCTCGAGGCCTGGCGACACGTATCCAACGTG TGCAGCACGCACAAAAAAGGAGCTGCAATAGGAATTCTCTGCGATCCACTATGCGCGGAAAGAAGGATTCACTCGCTTGCCTGCGAAACGCTGCACGCGGGCAAAGAAGCAGTCTTCTCGGCTCACTGGGAGACAACTCGACTCGTGTTCAAGGCTTCAag AACGAAAGCTCCGTCAGAGCAGTTCGAATCGTTGTTTTGGACGGACACGAGCGGAACGAGGCACTTCCCGTCCGAGACGGACTTCAACACCATGATCAAAGATCTGGTCGTTAGCAAGCTGAACGTGACGCTGTCTCAGCATCAATTAGAGAGGCTAGCGCGACTTCGTACGCATCGTGTCGAGACCGAGCCCAGAAGGCGACAGCTCGAGATGGAAAATCTGTGGCCGTTGTTACAGGAAAACGAGTATCTGATGAGCATTCTGTACGAGGACAGGGACATTTTTCCACAGTTGATTGGCACATGCGGGACATTCTACGCGGTTGAATACGTACGACCTATAGAAACACCCACGACAGTCCTCGCGCTCTCCGATTCGAAACCGGAATGGGCGAAACGATTGAAGCTGGCCGTGATGATACTAGACTTGCTCGAAGAACTCGACACCAACTTTCCCGAACCGATACATCTGTGTGATGTGAAGATAAACCATTTCGGTTTGCCCTTAGGCGGGCAAAAACTCAAGTTCCTCGATCTGGACGCGGTATTTCCTAAAACGATTATCAGCCGTATCACTGCGGACAGCAAAAGTTGTGAAAAACACGAGGACTGTGATTATTTTGATTGCAGGTCTTTCTgctcgaaaaagaaacgatgcgAGTCACCGGTTGCCAACAATAATTtacaa ATTATAtgcgagaaaatatttctcggtTGGACTCTCTCAGGGACTCTTATAATTCCTGGACTATTAATGTCAGAGCATACTACCAGCTCACTGGCGGTTCTTTTGCGACAATGTGCGAATCCAGCTGGTGATATTGAGCATTTACCACGTGCTGCAGTACCAGACAATCTCAAAACACGATTATACAATATGCTACATGAAATGGAACAGGAGGTTGCTGCttccgtttaa